One Mycolicibacterium fortuitum subsp. fortuitum genomic window carries:
- a CDS encoding TIGR00730 family Rossman fold protein, protein MTENDDTPLQIRGSVQLRRDRCATSTADQRLLDRRGPTDWVHTDPWRVMRIQGEFVDGFDALAEMPRAVTVFGSARTEPHSPEYRLGEELGIALVRAGYAVITGGGPGSMEAVNRGASESGGYSVGLGIELPFEQRLNHWVDLGINFRYFFVRKTMFVKYAQAFVCLPGGFGTLDELFEALTLVQTHKVTEFPIILLGVDYWSGLIDWIRNTMLRGGKISESDLALLHCTDSVAEAVELIVASAR, encoded by the coding sequence ATGACCGAGAACGACGACACCCCGCTTCAGATCCGCGGTTCGGTGCAGCTGCGCCGGGACCGCTGTGCCACCTCAACGGCCGACCAGCGGCTGCTGGACCGTCGCGGCCCGACCGATTGGGTGCACACCGACCCGTGGCGGGTGATGCGCATCCAGGGCGAGTTCGTCGACGGATTCGACGCTCTCGCCGAAATGCCCAGAGCTGTGACCGTTTTCGGATCAGCTCGCACGGAACCGCATTCGCCGGAGTACCGGTTGGGTGAGGAGCTGGGCATCGCGCTGGTGCGGGCGGGCTATGCGGTGATCACCGGTGGTGGTCCGGGCTCCATGGAGGCGGTCAACCGCGGGGCCAGCGAGTCCGGCGGCTACTCCGTCGGACTGGGTATCGAGTTGCCGTTCGAGCAGCGCCTCAACCACTGGGTCGATCTCGGCATCAACTTCCGCTACTTCTTCGTCCGCAAGACCATGTTCGTCAAATACGCGCAGGCATTCGTGTGCCTGCCGGGAGGATTCGGCACTCTCGACGAACTGTTCGAGGCGTTGACGCTGGTGCAGACCCACAAGGTGACCGAGTTTCCGATCATCCTGCTGGGGGTCGACTACTGGTCGGGTCTCATCGACTGGATTCGCAACACCATGCTGCGCGGCGGAAAGATCTCAGAGTCGGACCTTGCCCTGCTCCATTGCACCGACAGCGTGGCCGAAGCCGTGGAACTCATCGTCGCCTCGGCGCGATAG
- a CDS encoding proline-rich domain-containing protein, with translation MIAHPLAAAGSAAYSAGYLVGALFIPGLGLLLLILGLVRRSSSRSKLSGQPGYPPGAHPQPGYPQGYPQQGYPQPGYPQGYPQPGYPQQPGYPTVPPQAYGAPPKKSGTVMIVIGVILLVLGLLGLAGRMATRASESSSSSDSRSSSSGDSGGLEVGACITGDQYAAADMDLTPVSCSDADAVYELASQGGGSATCPDGERSNSDYAVLMNESRTYCFILDVEEGECFDINEASKRVAPVECSDPNAVTKIVKRVDGSTDTSVCDSGARAVAFPEPARVYCAEAPS, from the coding sequence ATGATCGCTCACCCACTGGCCGCCGCCGGAAGCGCCGCATATTCGGCCGGCTATCTCGTCGGCGCGCTGTTCATCCCCGGGCTGGGACTGCTGCTGCTGATCCTCGGCCTGGTTCGGCGGTCGTCGTCCCGGTCGAAGCTGAGCGGTCAGCCCGGGTACCCGCCGGGTGCTCATCCGCAACCTGGGTACCCGCAGGGCTATCCACAGCAGGGATACCCGCAACCGGGATACCCGCAGGGCTATCCGCAGCCGGGTTATCCGCAGCAGCCCGGCTACCCGACGGTGCCGCCACAGGCCTACGGCGCGCCACCCAAGAAGTCGGGCACGGTGATGATCGTGATCGGTGTGATTCTGCTGGTGCTCGGCCTGTTGGGATTGGCCGGGCGGATGGCCACCCGCGCGTCGGAGTCGAGCTCGAGTTCGGATTCCCGGTCTTCGAGTTCGGGTGATTCTGGCGGCCTGGAGGTGGGAGCGTGCATCACCGGTGACCAGTACGCCGCTGCGGACATGGACCTCACTCCGGTCAGCTGCAGCGATGCGGACGCCGTCTACGAGCTGGCGTCCCAAGGCGGCGGATCCGCGACCTGCCCCGATGGTGAACGGAGCAACTCGGACTACGCCGTGCTCATGAACGAATCCCGGACCTACTGCTTCATCCTGGATGTCGAGGAGGGCGAGTGCTTCGACATCAATGAGGCGAGCAAGCGCGTCGCCCCGGTGGAATGCTCCGACCCGAACGCCGTCACCAAGATCGTCAAGCGGGTCGACGGATCGACGGACACCTCCGTGTGTGATTCCGGGGCGCGGGCGGTGGCCTTCCCCGAGCCGGCGCGGGTCTACTGCGCGGAGGCGCCGTCGTAG
- a CDS encoding class I SAM-dependent methyltransferase: MTTTQRRGFNDAITRFWSFAAPAYDQGCLQRWVYRPAQDEVIAQLQERGARTIADIACGTGILADRIQRELRPDEVYGLDMSDGMLAQARTRSDRVRWKSAPAEELPFQDGFLDAVVTTSAFHFFDQPAALAEFHRVLAPGGMVAVTTMCPRRTFLPLHALSADLGAPAHSPTEKEMRALFETAGFTVAEQHRVHRPVWTPLSDVITVGVKPA, encoded by the coding sequence GTGACCACCACACAGCGCCGCGGGTTCAACGACGCCATCACGCGCTTCTGGAGCTTCGCCGCACCGGCCTACGACCAGGGCTGCCTCCAGCGGTGGGTCTACCGACCCGCCCAGGACGAGGTGATCGCCCAGTTGCAGGAGCGTGGTGCCCGCACGATCGCCGACATCGCCTGCGGTACCGGCATCCTGGCCGACCGTATCCAGCGGGAACTGCGCCCCGACGAGGTCTACGGCCTGGACATGTCCGACGGCATGCTGGCCCAGGCCCGCACGCGTTCTGACCGCGTGCGTTGGAAGTCGGCCCCTGCCGAGGAGCTGCCCTTCCAGGACGGCTTCCTGGATGCGGTGGTCACCACATCGGCTTTCCATTTCTTCGACCAGCCCGCCGCGCTCGCGGAGTTCCATCGAGTGCTGGCGCCCGGGGGAATGGTGGCGGTGACGACGATGTGTCCGCGTCGTACCTTCCTGCCGCTGCACGCGTTGTCCGCCGACCTGGGTGCACCCGCGCACAGCCCCACCGAAAAGGAGATGCGCGCGCTGTTCGAGACGGCCGGATTCACCGTCGCCGAACAGCATCGGGTACATCGACCCGTGTGGACGCCGCTCTCCGACGTGATCACCGTGGGCGTCAAACCCGCATGA